A region from the Spirochaeta thermophila DSM 6192 genome encodes:
- a CDS encoding divergent polysaccharide deacetylase family protein, which yields MSTEKPSPRKRSGGARSRGRRKPARKRAKAKRGAKGFGLVWFLLGLLAGAVAVWVVAPPRPVPSPLPTPLPSPSPLPSAVPTPSPTPRVEGVLYLIIDDAGYSLEQVEPFLSLPFPLAVSVLPGLPLSGEVARRVREAGKTLFLHLPMEPEGNEDPGPGALYVSMSRAEIEHVIAEDLASVPGVQGVNNHMGSRFTKDPLRMEWILSILAAGGLLFVDSRTTPESVVRETAFRLGVPVMERDVFLDNEQTAVYVEQAFMHAVQIARRRGRAVAIGHVWTRVLPGVLGRMADRARDEGVILGDILEVLERR from the coding sequence GTGAGTACAGAGAAGCCGTCTCCCAGGAAGAGAAGCGGGGGGGCCCGATCCCGCGGCCGAAGGAAGCCCGCGAGAAAGCGTGCAAAGGCGAAGAGGGGCGCGAAGGGCTTCGGCCTCGTGTGGTTTCTCCTCGGCCTGCTCGCGGGCGCGGTCGCCGTATGGGTGGTGGCGCCTCCCCGTCCGGTGCCGTCCCCTCTCCCCACACCCCTCCCTTCCCCCTCACCCCTTCCCAGCGCGGTCCCCACGCCCTCCCCCACCCCTCGGGTGGAGGGGGTCCTCTACCTCATCATCGACGATGCGGGGTATTCCCTCGAACAGGTGGAGCCCTTCCTCTCCCTTCCCTTCCCGCTCGCGGTCTCCGTGCTCCCGGGTCTCCCCCTCTCGGGGGAAGTGGCCCGTAGGGTGCGGGAGGCCGGCAAGACCCTCTTCCTGCATCTCCCCATGGAGCCCGAGGGGAATGAAGACCCCGGTCCGGGGGCCCTCTATGTCTCCATGTCCCGGGCGGAGATCGAGCATGTGATCGCGGAGGACCTCGCCTCGGTCCCCGGGGTGCAAGGTGTGAACAACCACATGGGCTCGCGTTTCACCAAGGACCCTTTACGAATGGAGTGGATTCTTAGTATCCTTGCGGCCGGCGGTCTCCTGTTCGTCGACAGCAGGACCACGCCCGAGAGCGTGGTGAGGGAGACGGCCTTCAGGCTCGGGGTGCCTGTGATGGAGCGGGACGTGTTCCTGGACAACGAGCAGACCGCAGTCTACGTGGAACAGGCCTTCATGCACGCCGTGCAGATCGCCAGGAGGCGTGGGAGGGCGGTGGCCATAGGCCACGTGTGGACGCGGGTCCTTCCCGGCGTGCTCGGCCGCATGGCGGATCGCGCCAGGGATGAGGGCGTGATCCTGGGGGACATACTGGAGGTACTGGAGCGGCGATGA
- the carA gene encoding glutamine-hydrolyzing carbamoyl-phosphate synthase small subunit: MEERCALVLEDGMVFYGTSFGAPALPIERLTPGLKPLEGVGEVVFNTGMVGYFEILTDPSYTGQIVTMTYPHIGNYGVDEAWCESGPEEGRRKVKAAGFVIRSLYDGPVPEGRMSLHEYLASQGIPGITGVDTRALTLRLRDGGSPFGVIVAVPHGRERLNDEERTKVVEYLTSIPHMEGANLIGYVGTHQVVDLEGRRPPHFAVIDCGIKANIIRELKARDVQVTLFPSSVGADELLKPEFDAVLFSNGPGDPAVLTEQIDLARSLIGKKPLFGVCLGHQIISLAFGAKTYKMKFGHHGINNPVRDEFTRRVFVTSQNHGFAVDEETLPDDLLVWFRNANDATVEGVAHKDLPVKASQFHPEAGPGPHDCSWIFDEFISTALRARKE, translated from the coding sequence ATGGAAGAACGCTGTGCCCTGGTCCTGGAAGACGGGATGGTCTTCTACGGCACCTCCTTCGGTGCCCCCGCCCTTCCGATCGAGCGCCTCACCCCGGGGCTGAAACCGCTCGAAGGGGTGGGAGAGGTGGTGTTCAATACCGGGATGGTGGGATACTTCGAGATCCTCACCGATCCCTCGTATACCGGACAGATCGTGACCATGACCTATCCCCATATCGGGAACTACGGGGTGGATGAGGCCTGGTGCGAGAGCGGTCCGGAGGAGGGACGACGTAAGGTGAAGGCCGCAGGTTTCGTCATACGTTCGCTCTACGACGGACCGGTTCCCGAGGGGCGCATGTCCCTTCACGAGTACCTCGCCTCACAGGGGATTCCCGGCATCACCGGCGTGGATACCCGTGCCCTCACCCTGAGACTCCGCGACGGCGGGAGCCCCTTCGGCGTCATCGTGGCCGTGCCCCACGGGAGGGAGAGGCTCAACGACGAGGAGCGGACGAAGGTGGTGGAATACCTCACGAGTATCCCCCACATGGAGGGGGCGAACCTCATAGGGTACGTGGGCACGCATCAGGTCGTGGACCTGGAGGGCCGGCGGCCTCCTCACTTCGCGGTGATCGACTGCGGGATCAAGGCCAACATCATACGGGAGCTCAAGGCCCGCGACGTCCAGGTGACGCTCTTCCCCAGTTCCGTGGGGGCCGACGAGCTCCTCAAGCCCGAGTTCGACGCCGTGCTCTTCTCCAACGGCCCAGGCGACCCGGCGGTGCTCACCGAGCAGATCGACCTCGCCCGCTCCCTCATCGGCAAGAAGCCCCTCTTCGGCGTGTGCCTGGGTCACCAGATCATCTCCCTCGCTTTCGGCGCCAAGACCTACAAGATGAAGTTCGGCCATCACGGTATCAACAACCCGGTGCGCGACGAGTTCACCCGCCGGGTCTTCGTCACCTCCCAGAACCACGGGTTCGCAGTGGACGAAGAGACCCTCCCCGACGACCTCCTCGTCTGGTTCAGGAACGCCAACGATGCCACGGTGGAGGGAGTCGCCCACAAGGACCTCCCGGTGAAGGCCTCCCAGTTCCACCCCGAGGCAGGACCCGGCCCTCACGACTGTTCCTGGATCTTCGACGAGTTCATCAGTACCGCCCTCAGGGCGAGAAAGGAGTAG
- a CDS encoding adenine phosphoribosyltransferase → MSFDLDARIRKVPDFPKPGILFYDITSILLDPEAFSYCIERMVERYKDRPVNAVAAVESRGFLFAAPFAHRMGLPLVLVRKKGKLPGKTRARRFQLEYGEDVIEVHEADVHEGQRILLVDDLVATGGTLKAAAELLVECGAEVEEIFCVIGLPFLKFREYLAGIPVTTLIDYEHE, encoded by the coding sequence ATGTCCTTCGATCTCGACGCGAGAATCCGCAAGGTGCCCGATTTCCCCAAGCCGGGCATCCTGTTCTACGACATCACGAGCATCCTCTTGGATCCTGAGGCCTTCTCCTACTGCATCGAGCGGATGGTCGAGCGGTACAAGGACCGCCCTGTCAACGCGGTGGCAGCCGTGGAGTCCCGGGGGTTCCTCTTCGCCGCGCCCTTTGCCCACAGGATGGGGCTTCCCCTCGTCCTCGTGAGGAAGAAGGGCAAGCTTCCGGGCAAGACGCGGGCACGACGGTTCCAGCTCGAGTACGGGGAGGACGTGATCGAGGTCCACGAGGCCGACGTGCACGAGGGGCAGCGCATCCTCCTGGTGGACGACCTGGTGGCCACGGGAGGCACGCTCAAGGCAGCGGCGGAACTCCTGGTCGAGTGTGGGGCCGAGGTGGAGGAGATCTTCTGCGTCATCGGACTCCCCTTCCTCAAGTTCAGGGAGTATCTCGCCGGCATCCCCGTCACCACCCTCATCGACTACGAGCACGAGTAG
- a CDS encoding rod-binding protein → MINPLDLYKIVDTPVPPGLPRKEDPKLKEATEEFEALFVKMMVDQMRKGVPRSGLLEKNMAEEVFEDMLYDEYARLMAKTTRFGLAEMLYKELSG, encoded by the coding sequence GTGATCAACCCCCTCGACCTGTATAAGATAGTAGACACACCGGTGCCTCCCGGGCTCCCCCGGAAGGAGGATCCGAAGCTCAAGGAGGCAACCGAGGAGTTTGAAGCCCTTTTCGTGAAGATGATGGTCGATCAGATGCGGAAGGGGGTGCCGAGATCGGGGCTCCTCGAGAAGAACATGGCCGAGGAGGTCTTCGAAGACATGCTCTACGACGAGTATGCGCGGCTCATGGCTAAGACCACCAGGTTCGGTCTCGCGGAGATGCTCTACAAGGAACTCTCCGGATGA
- the carB gene encoding carbamoyl-phosphate synthase large subunit, protein MPARKDISSVLIIGSGPIVIGQACEFDYSGTQAVKALKEEGYRVILVNPNPATIMTTPGLADVVYMEPLEVPYLEEIIRKERPDALLPTMGGQTGLNLSVELYEAGVLDRYGVELIGANVEAIRKAEDRGQFKEVVTSIGLDVPRSAMVKSLQEGRKVMEEIGLPLVIRPSFTLGGKGGSIASTPEDFELLLERALLESPVHEALIEESLLGWKEFELEVMRDHMDNAVIVCSIENIDPMGVHTGDSVTVAPIQTLSDWEYQKMRTAGIEVLRAIGVDCGGSNVQFAVRPDTGRMVVIEMNPRVSRSSALASKATGFPIARCAAKLAVGYTLDEVINEITGKTVSCFEPALDYVAVKVPRFEFDKFPSEYEELGTQMKSIGESLALGRTFAEAFNKAWRAAEYGFEGLQELRGVSDEDLDRMLHFLHPRKFFAIYTVLRREGRGAVPYLAEKTKVDPWFLFEMARVAEFENELERERTLTPERLLQAKQYGLTDRRIASLVGMREEEVSAMRDAHGFRASYHFVDTCAGEFEAQTPYFYSTYGEIDEGGDAGEESVIIIASGPNRIGQGLEFDTCCTLATMAYRELGKKAIMVNSNPETVSTDFNVSDRLYLEPLSPEDVGEILKKERTKKVVVQLGGQTPLNMAEALEAAGAEIVGTPVRGIKEAEDRGFFADLVRRVGLNQPANRAARTLEEVRAFAEEIGYPVLLRPSFVLGGKSMFIAFSPDELEEFLRRGVEISPDRPVLVDQFLEDAFEYDVDAVSDGENVYIGGIMQHIEAAGIHSGDSACVFPPYKSNPEVLTQMKEATVKIARELGVKGFLNIQYAVKDDVLYVLEVNPRASRTVPYLSKASGVNMVKAAVRVWEGEDLKTQGLVGEDGVGEGRCVVGWAVKEAMFSFDRFRTVDPILGPEMKSTGEVIGIGRTFGEAFAKAQLAAGNTLPTKGRVFVSVHDADKATILPIVKELVELGFEIAATRGTADFLYRHGIFSEVLLKLHEGHPNVVDHMRRGRIHLVINTPLGRFSQRGDEHIRIEALRRKIPYTTTTSAAKAAVEGIKYLLSGEVRVQEVTKFE, encoded by the coding sequence GTGCCGGCACGGAAGGACATCTCTTCGGTACTCATCATAGGTTCAGGTCCCATCGTGATAGGCCAGGCCTGTGAGTTCGACTATTCCGGAACCCAGGCCGTGAAGGCCCTCAAGGAGGAGGGGTACCGGGTCATCCTCGTGAATCCCAACCCCGCCACGATCATGACCACTCCCGGCCTCGCCGACGTGGTGTACATGGAGCCGCTCGAGGTTCCCTACCTCGAGGAGATCATCAGGAAGGAGCGGCCTGACGCCCTGCTCCCCACCATGGGAGGGCAGACGGGCCTCAACCTCTCGGTGGAGCTCTACGAGGCGGGGGTGCTCGACCGCTACGGGGTCGAGCTCATCGGCGCGAACGTGGAGGCCATCAGGAAGGCCGAGGACCGGGGGCAGTTCAAGGAGGTGGTGACGAGCATCGGCCTGGATGTGCCCCGATCGGCGATGGTCAAGAGCCTCCAAGAAGGACGGAAGGTGATGGAGGAGATCGGCTTGCCCTTGGTGATCCGGCCGAGCTTCACCTTGGGCGGCAAGGGAGGGAGCATCGCCTCCACGCCCGAGGACTTCGAACTCCTCCTGGAACGGGCCCTCCTCGAGAGCCCGGTCCACGAGGCCCTCATCGAGGAGTCGCTCCTCGGATGGAAGGAGTTCGAACTCGAGGTGATGCGTGACCATATGGACAATGCAGTGATCGTCTGTTCGATAGAGAACATCGATCCCATGGGCGTGCACACCGGTGACAGCGTGACCGTGGCTCCCATCCAGACCCTCTCCGACTGGGAGTACCAGAAGATGCGGACCGCCGGGATAGAGGTGCTGCGGGCCATCGGCGTGGACTGTGGGGGATCGAACGTGCAGTTCGCCGTACGGCCGGACACCGGGAGGATGGTGGTGATAGAGATGAATCCCCGCGTCTCTCGGTCGAGTGCCCTCGCGAGCAAGGCCACGGGCTTCCCCATCGCCCGGTGTGCCGCCAAACTCGCCGTGGGGTATACCCTGGACGAGGTGATCAACGAGATCACGGGGAAGACGGTCTCCTGCTTCGAGCCGGCTCTCGACTACGTGGCGGTGAAGGTTCCCCGGTTCGAGTTCGACAAATTCCCCTCGGAGTACGAGGAGCTGGGCACGCAGATGAAGTCGATCGGCGAATCCCTCGCCCTGGGGAGGACCTTCGCCGAGGCCTTCAACAAGGCCTGGCGTGCGGCCGAATACGGATTCGAGGGACTCCAGGAGCTTCGTGGCGTGAGTGACGAGGACCTCGACCGGATGCTCCACTTCCTCCACCCCAGGAAGTTCTTCGCCATCTACACCGTGCTCCGACGGGAGGGGAGAGGGGCGGTCCCCTATCTCGCGGAGAAGACCAAGGTGGATCCGTGGTTCCTCTTCGAGATGGCCCGGGTGGCCGAGTTCGAGAACGAGCTCGAGCGTGAGCGCACGCTCACCCCGGAACGCCTCCTCCAGGCGAAGCAGTACGGACTCACCGACAGGCGCATCGCCTCGCTCGTGGGGATGCGCGAGGAGGAGGTGAGCGCCATGCGGGATGCCCATGGCTTCAGGGCCTCCTACCACTTCGTGGACACCTGTGCCGGGGAGTTCGAGGCCCAGACCCCCTACTTCTACAGCACCTATGGCGAGATCGACGAGGGCGGTGATGCCGGTGAGGAGAGCGTGATCATCATCGCCTCCGGGCCGAACAGGATCGGACAGGGGCTCGAGTTCGACACCTGCTGTACCCTCGCCACCATGGCCTACCGGGAGCTGGGGAAGAAGGCCATCATGGTGAACTCCAACCCCGAGACCGTGTCCACCGATTTCAACGTCTCCGACAGGCTCTACCTGGAGCCTCTCTCCCCGGAAGATGTGGGGGAGATACTCAAGAAGGAGAGGACTAAAAAGGTCGTCGTCCAGCTCGGCGGCCAAACCCCCCTCAACATGGCCGAGGCCCTCGAGGCGGCAGGCGCCGAGATCGTGGGGACGCCGGTGCGGGGTATCAAGGAAGCGGAGGACCGAGGGTTTTTCGCCGATCTCGTGCGTCGAGTGGGGCTCAACCAACCGGCCAACCGCGCCGCCCGCACCCTCGAAGAGGTGCGCGCCTTTGCCGAGGAGATTGGCTATCCGGTCCTCCTCCGTCCCTCCTTCGTCCTGGGCGGGAAGAGCATGTTCATCGCCTTCTCACCCGACGAACTCGAGGAGTTCCTCAGGAGGGGGGTGGAGATCTCTCCTGATCGTCCGGTGCTCGTGGATCAGTTCCTCGAGGATGCCTTCGAATACGACGTTGATGCGGTCTCCGATGGGGAGAACGTCTACATCGGGGGGATCATGCAGCATATCGAGGCGGCGGGCATACACTCCGGCGATTCCGCCTGCGTCTTCCCCCCGTACAAGTCGAACCCCGAGGTGCTCACCCAGATGAAGGAGGCCACGGTGAAGATCGCCCGTGAGTTGGGGGTGAAGGGGTTCCTCAACATCCAGTATGCGGTGAAGGACGACGTGCTCTACGTGCTCGAGGTGAACCCCAGGGCCTCCCGGACCGTACCCTATCTCTCCAAGGCCTCGGGGGTGAACATGGTGAAGGCCGCGGTGAGGGTGTGGGAAGGGGAGGACCTCAAGACCCAGGGGCTTGTCGGAGAGGACGGTGTGGGCGAAGGACGGTGTGTGGTGGGCTGGGCGGTGAAAGAGGCCATGTTTTCGTTCGACCGATTCCGCACCGTGGACCCCATACTCGGGCCTGAGATGAAGTCCACCGGCGAGGTGATAGGGATAGGCCGCACCTTCGGAGAGGCCTTCGCCAAGGCCCAGCTGGCGGCGGGAAACACCCTTCCCACGAAGGGACGGGTGTTCGTCTCGGTCCACGATGCCGACAAGGCGACGATCCTGCCTATCGTGAAGGAACTCGTGGAGCTCGGGTTCGAGATCGCAGCCACGAGAGGGACCGCCGACTTCCTCTATCGACACGGTATCTTTTCGGAGGTCCTCCTCAAGCTCCACGAGGGGCATCCGAATGTCGTCGATCACATGAGGAGGGGCCGGATCCATCTGGTCATCAACACCCCCCTCGGTCGATTCTCCCAGCGGGGGGACGAACACATCCGCATAGAGGCCTTGAGGAGGAAGATCCCCTATACCACCACCACGTCCGCGGCCAAGGCGGCGGTGGAGGGGATAAAGTATCTCCTCTCCGGTGAAGTCCGGGTGCAGGAGGTGACGAAATTCGAGTGA
- the flgG gene encoding flagellar basal-body rod protein FlgG encodes MMRSLWTAASGMVGQQYHIDTVANNLSNVNTTGFKKNRVDFQDLIYQTVRMAGTPATEVTVVPTPTQVGHGVRVAASSKIFTQGALQHTDNVSDLAIQGEGFFRVLLYDGTYAYTRDGSFKIDSNGQLVTSNGYRLIPEIVLPEGFIADTLAVSEDGRVTVKVPGQDDPVEVGQIQLYRFVNPAGLLAVGDNLYKVTNASGDPIGGRPGFDGMGKLLHKFLEMSNVSVVNEMVEMIVAQRAYELNSKAVQTSDSMLGTAVNLKR; translated from the coding sequence ATGATGCGATCGCTCTGGACCGCGGCATCCGGCATGGTGGGACAGCAGTACCACATAGACACGGTGGCGAATAACCTCTCGAACGTGAATACCACCGGATTCAAGAAGAACCGGGTGGACTTTCAGGACCTCATCTACCAGACCGTCCGCATGGCGGGTACCCCTGCCACCGAGGTGACCGTGGTGCCAACCCCCACCCAGGTGGGACACGGCGTACGGGTGGCGGCGAGCAGCAAGATCTTCACCCAGGGGGCCCTCCAGCACACGGACAACGTGAGCGACCTCGCGATTCAGGGCGAGGGGTTCTTCAGGGTCCTCCTCTACGACGGCACCTACGCCTACACCCGTGACGGCTCCTTCAAGATCGACAGCAACGGTCAGCTGGTCACCTCGAACGGGTACCGCCTCATCCCCGAGATCGTTCTCCCCGAAGGTTTCATTGCCGACACCCTCGCGGTCTCGGAGGACGGAAGGGTGACCGTGAAGGTGCCCGGTCAGGACGATCCCGTGGAGGTGGGGCAGATACAGCTCTACCGCTTCGTGAACCCCGCAGGACTCCTCGCCGTGGGCGACAACCTCTACAAGGTGACGAACGCCTCGGGTGATCCCATAGGCGGGAGACCCGGATTCGATGGTATGGGCAAGCTCCTTCACAAGTTCCTCGAGATGTCCAATGTCTCCGTAGTGAACGAGATGGTGGAGATGATCGTGGCTCAGCGGGCCTACGAGCTCAATTCGAAGGCGGTCCAGACCTCGGATTCCATGCTTGGCACCGCCGTGAACCTCAAGCGCTAG
- a CDS encoding 6-hydroxymethylpterin diphosphokinase MptE-like protein: protein MDTFTANLEALKRLLPREHLSLLERSGSVPVELQEGAIPTLLLAGRVVHSSRAPEKEAARLFEHRPELRHAQVVVFLGFGLGYHLEAFLEKNHYGEAWVLEPAPEVLLHAARVRSLTRILSSDRVKILLPSPDVPHRLYHDLLGKGSEKIFFHSLPAYAHAFPDEAARLASLVNRIRETRRINRFTIERFGRRWIRNLLVNLPWLLYGRGIELLQNELPYPTLLLAAGPTLDQIGSLLPELARRCIVVTTDTAFGWAVAHGVEPDFVVIVDPQYWNIRHLDHMDRGTSLFIMDPAVYPSLIRRHASRSLFTASPSPLAAYLSRWIPFRARLGAGGSVSTTAWDFCRYIGSNRIFCAGLDLAFPGGRTYYRGSLYERLRHSTSWRLNQPIQEETLGLWEARADIVKTEGASPLITNARMKLYASWFSLHLPESTVKSARITGPGLPIDGMEQFPPEDILGLPPVREQVDARIREVLSVDLPPHTPDTKTGEMACAIYDHLLEGLSDLDFLLEQGLKTLDTWDGTPQHAQEIFSSLEGVDGRIYTHPLRDLVGFLLQDIVDRLSDEPALEHVLGNSRIIYQKIREGVVLHRTEIERAREMAKKL from the coding sequence ATGGACACCTTCACGGCCAATCTTGAGGCACTCAAACGCCTCCTTCCCCGGGAACACCTGTCCCTGCTCGAACGATCCGGTTCCGTCCCTGTGGAGCTCCAGGAGGGAGCCATCCCCACCCTCCTACTCGCGGGCCGTGTGGTACACAGCAGCAGAGCGCCCGAGAAGGAAGCCGCTCGGCTCTTCGAGCATCGGCCCGAACTCCGCCATGCCCAGGTCGTGGTCTTCCTCGGATTCGGACTCGGCTACCACCTGGAGGCCTTCCTGGAAAAGAACCACTACGGCGAGGCCTGGGTGCTGGAACCCGCCCCGGAGGTGCTCCTCCATGCCGCGCGGGTGAGATCCCTCACCCGTATCCTCTCCTCCGATCGCGTGAAGATCCTCCTCCCCTCCCCCGATGTGCCACACCGTCTCTATCACGACCTCCTGGGGAAAGGATCGGAGAAGATCTTTTTTCACTCCCTCCCGGCCTATGCCCATGCCTTCCCGGACGAAGCCGCCCGTCTCGCCTCACTCGTGAACCGCATCCGGGAGACGAGGAGAATCAACCGTTTCACCATCGAACGCTTCGGGAGGAGGTGGATCCGCAACCTCCTCGTGAACCTTCCCTGGCTCCTCTACGGGAGGGGGATCGAACTCCTCCAGAACGAACTCCCCTACCCCACCCTCCTCCTGGCAGCGGGACCCACCCTGGATCAGATCGGCTCCCTCCTTCCCGAGCTCGCGAGGCGCTGCATCGTGGTGACCACGGACACCGCCTTCGGATGGGCCGTGGCACACGGGGTGGAACCCGATTTCGTCGTCATCGTGGACCCTCAGTACTGGAACATCCGGCACCTCGATCACATGGACCGGGGAACCTCCCTCTTTATCATGGACCCTGCGGTCTACCCCTCCCTGATCAGGAGGCACGCATCCCGGAGCCTCTTCACCGCATCCCCTTCCCCCCTCGCCGCCTATCTCTCCCGGTGGATCCCGTTCCGCGCCCGACTCGGCGCAGGAGGCTCGGTCTCCACCACGGCATGGGACTTCTGCCGATACATCGGGAGCAACAGGATCTTCTGCGCCGGCCTCGACCTCGCCTTTCCCGGGGGGAGGACCTATTACCGCGGCTCGCTCTACGAGAGGCTCCGCCACTCGACCTCCTGGAGGCTCAATCAACCCATTCAGGAGGAGACGCTCGGACTCTGGGAGGCGAGAGCCGACATCGTCAAGACCGAGGGAGCTTCTCCACTCATCACCAATGCGAGGATGAAGCTCTACGCATCCTGGTTTTCGCTCCACCTCCCCGAGAGCACGGTGAAGAGCGCGCGTATCACCGGGCCTGGCCTCCCGATCGATGGAATGGAACAATTTCCCCCCGAGGACATCCTGGGACTCCCCCCTGTTCGAGAACAGGTCGACGCGCGCATACGAGAGGTCCTCTCCGTCGATCTTCCCCCTCACACTCCGGACACGAAGACGGGGGAGATGGCCTGCGCGATCTATGACCACCTCCTCGAAGGTCTTTCCGATCTCGATTTCCTCCTCGAACAGGGGCTCAAAACGCTCGACACCTGGGACGGTACCCCCCAGCATGCCCAGGAGATCTTCTCATCCCTGGAGGGGGTGGACGGCCGGATCTATACCCATCCCCTGAGAGACCTCGTGGGATTCCTGCTCCAGGATATCGTGGACAGGCTCTCCGACGAACCGGCGCTGGAACACGTGCTCGGCAACTCCAGGATCATCTATCAGAAGATCAGAGAAGGTGTCGTCCTCCATCGCACTGAAATAGAACGAGCTCGTGAAATGGCGAAAAAACTCTAA
- a CDS encoding sigma-70 family RNA polymerase sigma factor, whose protein sequence is MSRKRVVKYSVGREEIAYLREIKRYKLLSPEEERELGKRIRRGDPEARERLITANLRLVVKIALQFSVPDIPLLDLIQEGNIGLIRAAEKFDYRRNIRFSTYAAWWIRQAIHRALMNKRRPIRLPNRKEDVLRKIEKAKQLLEQRLMREPSTEEIAELLGMETEEVEELINLGQEVVSLETQINDGSMDLHDVCPGGASPEEEVCRKACREDTLTLIQRTLDSRESEVVLHRYALTGPRYTLKTLSEHLGISPETVRQIEIRALRKLRERAEVVGDYVLSR, encoded by the coding sequence ATGAGCAGAAAGAGAGTCGTGAAGTACAGCGTCGGAAGGGAAGAGATAGCCTACCTCAGGGAGATCAAGCGCTATAAACTGCTCTCTCCCGAAGAGGAGAGGGAGCTCGGCAAGCGGATACGCCGGGGTGATCCTGAAGCACGGGAACGGCTCATCACCGCAAACCTCAGGCTCGTGGTGAAGATCGCGCTCCAGTTCTCGGTACCCGATATCCCCCTCCTCGATCTCATACAGGAGGGTAACATCGGCCTCATCCGGGCGGCGGAGAAGTTCGACTATCGGAGGAACATCCGCTTCTCCACCTATGCGGCCTGGTGGATACGACAGGCCATCCACAGGGCGCTCATGAACAAGCGGCGTCCGATACGGCTTCCGAACCGTAAGGAGGACGTGCTCCGCAAGATAGAGAAGGCGAAACAGCTCCTCGAGCAGCGTCTCATGAGAGAACCCTCCACCGAGGAGATCGCCGAGCTTCTCGGCATGGAGACCGAGGAGGTCGAAGAGCTCATCAACCTGGGCCAGGAGGTGGTCTCCCTGGAAACCCAGATCAACGACGGGAGCATGGACCTCCATGATGTGTGTCCCGGTGGTGCCTCTCCCGAAGAAGAGGTGTGCAGGAAGGCCTGCAGGGAGGATACCCTCACCCTCATACAGCGGACCCTGGATTCCCGGGAGAGCGAAGTGGTCCTCCACCGCTACGCGCTCACCGGACCTCGCTATACCCTCAAGACGTTGAGCGAGCATCTGGGGATCTCTCCCGAGACCGTGCGGCAGATAGAGATCCGTGCCCTCCGGAAGTTGAGGGAGCGGGCCGAGGTGGTGGGTGATTACGTGCTCTCTCGGTGA
- the tsaD gene encoding tRNA (adenosine(37)-N6)-threonylcarbamoyltransferase complex transferase subunit TsaD, whose amino-acid sequence MRIVGIETSCDECGVAVVEDGRRILSNVVATQIEFHKPYSGVVPEIASRKHVEWIEDVYLKALDEAGVAQESLDAVAVVNRPGLVGALVVGVSFAKALAYGLGKPLVAVDHIKAHLYAPLMEFDIPYPFLGLLLSGGHTVIAEVQGYDEFRVLGTTIDDACGEAFDKVAKHYGWGYPGGVVIDRLARKGNPEACAFPDPSLHKGRHRYDVSYSGLKTAAIHQLDQFWNPEYPRTDENLAAAFQKAAIDMILRRLELAVEDTGIRRIVVGGGVAANSYLRNALGARTDWDVFFPSLPLCGDNGAMVAGIAYHYAREGKFAALDLDVHARVEAFKPYAGT is encoded by the coding sequence ATGAGGATAGTGGGTATAGAGACCTCGTGCGACGAGTGCGGGGTGGCGGTGGTCGAAGACGGACGACGCATCCTGAGCAACGTGGTGGCCACCCAGATAGAGTTCCACAAGCCCTACAGCGGGGTGGTGCCGGAGATCGCCTCCCGGAAGCACGTCGAATGGATAGAGGATGTCTACCTCAAGGCGCTCGATGAGGCAGGTGTGGCCCAGGAATCCCTCGATGCGGTGGCCGTGGTGAACCGGCCGGGGCTCGTGGGAGCCCTCGTGGTGGGTGTGTCCTTCGCCAAGGCCCTCGCCTATGGGCTCGGGAAGCCTCTCGTCGCAGTGGACCACATCAAGGCCCACCTCTATGCCCCCCTGATGGAGTTCGATATCCCGTATCCGTTCCTGGGACTCCTCCTCTCGGGTGGACACACGGTGATCGCAGAGGTGCAGGGCTACGACGAGTTCAGGGTGCTCGGTACCACCATAGACGATGCGTGCGGCGAGGCCTTCGACAAGGTGGCCAAGCACTACGGATGGGGATATCCCGGCGGTGTGGTGATAGACCGCCTCGCCCGGAAGGGGAACCCGGAGGCGTGCGCCTTCCCCGACCCCTCTCTCCACAAGGGGAGACACCGGTACGATGTCTCCTACTCGGGACTCAAGACCGCGGCCATCCATCAGCTCGACCAGTTCTGGAACCCCGAGTACCCCAGGACCGACGAGAACCTCGCCGCGGCCTTCCAGAAGGCGGCCATCGACATGATCCTGAGACGGCTCGAGCTCGCGGTGGAGGATACGGGTATCCGTCGGATCGTGGTGGGCGGTGGGGTGGCCGCCAACTCGTATCTCAGGAACGCCCTCGGTGCCAGGACCGACTGGGACGTCTTTTTCCCCTCTCTCCCGCTCTGCGGCGACAACGGTGCCATGGTGGCGGGTATCGCCTATCACTACGCGCGGGAGGGGAAGTTCGCCGCCCTCGATCTCGACGTCCATGCGCGGGTCGAGGCCTTCAAGCCCTATGCCGGCACATGA